The stretch of DNA GGTAGATCAGCTCATGCCCGTAGTTCAGCGTGGTCTCGGCGGCCGAGAGCACTCCGGTCAGCGGGAAGAGCACGATCGGCACCAGCGCGGTGACATAGATGGGGATGGCTTCGCTCAACCACCAGATGGCCATCAGCATCGTGATGGCCAGCGCCGCGCTGCCTTCCGGGGAGAGCCCCTCGATGCCCTGCCCCAGCATGATCAGAAAGAAGACCACGGGGCCGGCCACCAGCTCGACCCCGCGGATCGAGCGTCGTCCGGAGGCCTCCGGGGTGTCGCGTTTGATGCCGCTCATACCTGACTCCGTCGCAAAAAAGGGCACTCAGGCTAAGCTCGACGAACGCCGATTCAACGCCGCCTGGTGCCCTCCTGGCCAAAAAAAAGCCGGCCTCTTCCTGAGAGCCCGCCTTCTTCCACGCAGTGTGGAGCTTGAGTTGGGTCGGCGCAAGACGCATCGCCCAGGCTCAAGCCAGCGCCCTGCCCACGCTCCCCCGGCCCTTGAACACGTGCGGCGAATGGGACCATCACCCCACGATCAGTACGCCCTCGGCGATGCGATAGCCCACCTCATCGGTGACGATCACCGGATCGAGCCCCTGGTTTCGCAGCATGCGCACCGTGCTGTAGACCCGGTTGGCCGCCGATTTGGCCTCGATCTGCTCGCCAGGCCAGCCCGCCGCCACCACCGCCTCCATATCCGCCGAGGGCATTCCGCTGCGCGCGCGCTCGATCAACGCCAGCAGCACTCGCCGCAGCGGCGACCGGCTCGACAGGTCGATGGGGGCGTCCTCGTTGAGCTGCACGCGGCGGCCCTGCTCCTGAACACGCAACAGGTGGGTGGGACGTTGGGCCGGCAGCGCGTAGCGCCTCTTGACCTCGGCGGCCAGCTGCTGTGCGTGGCGAAGGGGCACCGTGATCGAGGTATCGGCCTGCCGCAGGCGCACGCCTTCGACCTCGTCCAACGCGTCGTAGACCTCGGGCCAGCGGCCGGCCTCCAGGTGTTCCCCGGCCGCACAGAGTTCGACCATCGCTCGCCAGGCCCGCCCGACCGCCTCCCAGCGCGGCGCTTCTACCGGCCGGCGCAGCTCACCGGTCTGACTCAAGCGTTCCACCGCCTCGTCCACACGCGTGCGCGCCTCGTGGAGCGTGAGCGTGCCCCCCACACCGTGCAGCTTCGCAAAGACGTCATAGGCTGCGGCGATGGCCTCATGCCCGGGCGAATGCAGCTCCCGGAGGCGTTTTTGTACGCGCGGCAGGTGAATCGCCAGCAGCTCGTGATCGCCGACTTCCCAGGCGCAGAGAAGGCCCTGCGCGTCGGCGACCAGCGCACTGAAGCTCTGGTGATGGGCGTCGCACAGCTCCACGGCCTGCGCCACCACATCGCGGGCCTCCTCCGGGCGAGCGGCCGCCATCAGGTACACGGTACGCGCGGAGGCGTTGCGCGCGCGTTGCATCCCCAGCCCCATCTCGGCAAACCCCCGGTCGGATTCGGCCGAAATCGCGATCGCCTCGCGAATATCCCCCGCATAATAGGCCAGCAAAGAGAGATGATGCAGCGCGCTGAGCTCGTGAGTCCGGTAGTCGCGTTCACGCAGGGCCTCGATCTCCTCGCGCAGCACGGCCATGCCGGCCAGCGTGTTATCCTGCTCGTGCAGCGCCATCGCCCAGCCCAGGCTGATCCGCAGGCGAAAAAACACATGCGTCACGCTCCGGGCGGCCTCGTACGAGGAGCGCAGGCGCTGCAGCCCTCGCTCAAAGAGCGCCTCCGCATCTTCATCGGGCGCCGCCAGGCCCAGGCGAGCGCGGTTGATCGCATAGCGCCCCAGCTCATTGTTGAGTTGCATCGCGACAAAGGGGGAACTGCCCGCATCCGCGCCCTGATGCCAGGCCTGCGCCGCCTCCTCCATACGCCCCAGGTCGGCGAGCACCCGCCCCTTTTCCAGCAATAACTCCGAGCGGCTCGGCGCCCGGGGGGAAGCGTCGCCTTCCGCGCTCTCAAAGAGACGCTCCGCCTCATCCACCGCTTCGAACGCCGCGTCGAGTCGCCCCGCACTACGTAATATCGCCGCCCGAATCAGCGCGCCCCGCGCCGAGTCCGGCACCTCGGGATGCTCCCGGCCGATGGACTCGATGCGCTCCAGGTACGCCCCGAGCAGACCGCGCACCTCAAAGGTCGGGTGCATACAAAAGAGCAACTCCCGGGCCCGCTTCGGCTCGCTCAGCCGCAGGCGCTCAGCAGCCACGCTCAGGTTTGAGGTGTTGGCCAGCAGGCGTTTCAGCGCGCGCTCCCCCTCGGGCCCGCGCACCTCCAGATCGAGCTGCCCCGCCCGCTCCGCATAGTGGTTTGCGTGGCGCCGGCGAGCGGCCTCGATCAGCATCGGCGCGCTCTCAGCGGCGGCGTACTGGGCCACGCTCTCCAGCACCGAGAAACGCAGCTCCTCTCCCTCGTCACTCAACGCGGTATTCACCAGCGACTTCAGCACCAGCGACTGCAGGACATCCCCCACCCAGGCGTCCTCTCGACCGGTTTCAATCACCGCTTCGGCGGCCTCCAGGTCAAAATCCCCGGAGAACACCGCACATTGCGCCAGCGTGGCCCGCTCCACCTCGTCGAGCAGCTCCCACGACAGGCCGATCGCCTCTCCCAGCGCCTGCCGGGAGCGATCTTCTCCCCCATGCGCCGGGCGCAGGATCTGAAAGCGCTTCTCCAGCCGCTGAAGCAGCGACTCCACCGAGAGAATCGTCAGCCGCGCGGCCGCCAGCACAATCGCCAGGGGCAGATCGTCCAGATGAGCCAACAGCGCGTCGAGCGCCCCGGCATCGACCCGCGAGGGGTCAAAGACCGGCCGGGCCTGGCGCGCCGTGGTGATAAAGAGAGCGCGCGCGTCCTCCCGGCTCAATGGCGAGAGCGTGTACGAACGCACCCCCTTGTCGCCCAGCACCACACGGGAGGTCAGCAAGATGCGCAGCTCGTCGAGCGCCTCCACACGCTCCAGAAGCGGGTACAGGTCAGCGGCCACGCGGTCGGCATCATCAAAGATCACCAGGGTGGCACCGCGTTCGCCGAGCGCTTCGGCGATCAGGTCGACGGCCCGTTCCCGCTCAAACTCCGAGATGGGCCCCAGCCCCAGCGCCAGCGCCAGCGTATCGAAGAAGGATTCCCCGGGCAGCGCCGAGCGCGCGTCTACCCAGGCCACCGAGGCCTCCTGCACCGCCCCCGGAGAGCGCGCCTCGGCCCAGGCCTCGGCCACCTCCCTGGCGAGATGGGACTTCCCCACCCCGGGCGGTCCGTAGATGGCCACCCGCGCCCCCGGGGCATCCAGCAAGGTGCCAAGCGTGCGTTGCTCTTCCTGGCGCAGGCGCGCCGCACGGCGTGTCAGTTTTTTCCATGTACCCGAGCTGCTCATCCATGCTCCTGCTGCCTGGCGGGCGATTAGTTTCCCGGCGGCACGTCGGTAACTGGTCGGACGAGCGCGCATCATACTGATCACATGCTTGGGGGCAACGAGCGCCGGGGGCTGAAGATGCGGCTTTACGTGCCCCGGGCCGCATTTTCAGATCGGAATTTCGGTTTTTCAGGAGCCCTGGCAGCCCGCCGGCCCGGCCCAAGACGCCCCTGGGAGCCCATTCCTTAGCTGCGTTTGAGACGCACGCACGCCCGACCGCCCGCCGGCGCGCTCAGTCCTCGGTCAACGCGTGCCAGACCTCCCCTTCGATCCAACCCATGCGACCGAAGCCGGCGACAAAACGCACCCGATCCACCCGCAGCACATACAGGTTGAAGTCCGCAAAGCCCACGTACCCCCGCGCCTGCGGGTGGCAGCGAAGGTAGTGCTCGCGCAGCGCCTCCAGCGCCTCTCCTCTCACGCTCTCCACTCGCCCCTGAAAGCTGGCCCGACCGCGCTCCAGCACCTCCCCCTCCCCCTGCGCGTCGGCGACCACCACCGAGGCCCGGGCGTCCACACGTAGGTTGCGGGTGTGCTCGGCCAGATCACTCAACAACAGCAGCAGGTCGCCCCCTTTCGGTGCCCCCGCCACGTCGACCACCGAGGCATAGGGGGTGCCTTCGGCGCGCCCCAGGGTGGCCAGCACCCCCGTGCGGGCCTCCTTGAGCAAGGCCCGAGCCTCGCTCCTCAGCTCCTCCAGCTCACCCGACTCTTTTTCACATTCCACCATCTTCTCCTCCTTGTTTTGAGCCAAGTTCGACCCTCATGACCGGGTGCGCGCCCCGCAAGCGCGCCCTCCTCACCTGCCAGCACCCGGGGTTGCCTGTCGGACTGGCCCCGGACTTCAAACTTACACTAAGGTAGCGCTTCAACATGTCCAAAACGCGCCGCTTAAGCCCTTCTCCCTGATGGGGGGGGACAAGGGAACGACGCCGTGAGCAGAAGCTCACGGCGTAATATTGCTCTCACACGCTTACCTGTCAGGGAGACATGACATGCGCCACCTTTCTCTCCAATGCCTGATGATGCTGGTTCTGACCCTGGTGGCCTCCTCCGCACTTGCCCTCAGCGTCGAGGAGGTCCCCAATCCTCGCCACGTCAATGCCTGGGTCACCGACCACGCCGACATCCTCACCCCGGAGCAAGAGCTCGAGCTCAACACCATGCTCCACGAGCTCGAACACCTCACATCGGTCGAGGTCGCCCTCGTCACCCTCCACAGCGTCGATGCCCCCACCCCAAAGGACTTCGCCACGCGCCTCTTTAACTACTGGGGCGTCGGCAAAGAGGAGCTCAACAACGGACTCCTGGTCCTCCTCGTCATGGACGAGCGCCGCCTGGAGATGGAAACCGGCTACGGCCTCGAAGGCGTGTTGACCGATGGCTGGCTCGCCACAATCCAGGCCGAACACATGGTCCCCCACTTCAAAGAAGGTCAATTTGGCATCGGCCTGACCAGCGGCCTCGCCGAGATCTACAGGCGGCTCACGCCCCACCCCCTCCCAACACCTCACCCCGGTCCGGCGCTCCCCCCCACGAGCGAGGACGCCTGGCCCGGGGGCGCCGGCCTCGCCGATTTCGCAGCGGTCTCCAGCCTCGCCGACTTCAACGACCTCCTCGACCTCGTTGCTCGCGAAGGCATCAACGCCGCCGACTTCAACGACCGCGTCGAAACTCAACCCCCGAACACCTGCGTCTCCTGCTCCTGCCTCTCTTTCATGTTCATCCTCCTGCTCTACCTCCGGATCGCCGCCCGACGCGTCGGCATCCACTTCGGCGGGAGCATCGGCGGCGGTGGCGGTGGCGGTGGGGGCTCTTTTGGCGGCGGCCGCTCCGGGGGCGGGGGCTCCGGCTCCAGCTGGTAATCCCTCTCCTGCGCTCAACCCGTTTGGGAGCCGGCCCCCCGAGGGGCCGGCTCGTTGCGTTAGACAGCCCCCAAACGCCGTCGACCATCTGTCCGGCCAGCGCGAACCCGCAAAACCACCCGCATCGAAGGTCTGGCTGGCTCTCACCACCGACTTTACACTAAGATGCATTCACTCCATGCCCCATCAACGCGGGAAACGAACGTGTCGCCACCTGCCCTGAGCACGGTATCCACTTCGATAATTCTCCAGTCAGGGAGACGCTCATGCGCTGGCTCCAGCTGGTAGTCCCTCGCTGCTGCGCGCTCGGGCGACGACGCCTCAAAACGCACCAGACGCCCGGAAGTAGCGCTGGTATGCTGTACCAGCGCTACTCACGACCTAATAAGATGCCCCCAACATGATCCTGGTCGTGACGCCTTACACCGCTCCGAAACGCGGAATCGCTTTACACACTTAATTTGTCAGGAAGACGTACATGCACCATCTCCGCCTGCTGGGCCTTATCATCACATTCCTGAGCTTTGCGGCCTCATCCGCGTTCGCGCTCAGCGTTGAAAAGGTCCCCAACCCCCGCCACACCAACGCCTGGGTCACCGACCAGGCCAACATCCTCTCCCCGACGCAAGAGGAAGAGCTCAACACCATGCTTGGCGAGCTCGAAGCCCAGACCTCCGTCGAGATCGCCCTCGTCACCCTCGACACCATAGATGCGGGCACGCCAAAAGACTTTGCTACCAGCCTCTTCAACCACTGGGGCGTCGGCAAGAAGGGGGCCGACAACGGACTCCTGGTCCTCCTCGTCATGAGTGAGCGCCGCCTGGAGATGGAAACCGGCTACGGCCTCGAAGCGGTACTCTCCGATGGCTGGCTCGCCGCCACCCAGGCCAATCACATGGTCCCCCATTTCAAAAAGGGGAACTTTGGCACCGGCCTGACCCGCGGCCTGGCCGCGATCAACACCCGGGTGAGCACGCACTCGGCCACTCCCCGAGCCGACACTTCCCCGGCCGGCGACGAGACTCCAAAATCCGCCCTGGCCCACCTGGTCGACTCCTCCGGCGGCGACTCCCAAACGCGATCCGCAGATGAAACGGGCGAGAACTTCGCGTCCTCGTGTTGCTGTGTCTCGCTTCTCCTGCTCGTCCTCCTCTGGCGGATCCGCAAGCGCCGACGTCGCCGGCGTTGCCCCAGATGCGATCACAAGATGGTGCCGATGCCCGACGCGGAGATCGACCGTCGCCTCACGCCAGGGCACCGCCTGGAGCGCGAGCTCGGCTCCCGTCTCTTTCTCTTCGAAGAGTGTCCCGAGTGCCACTACGTCGACGACCTTGTGCAAAAGCCCAACTCCGCCTACAAAACCTGCCCTTCGTGCTCCTACCTCACCTTAAAGATTCGCGTCGAAGAGCTGTTCCCCGCGACCACCACGTCTGGCGGGCGTCGAAGGATCTTCCAGACGTGTCTGCACTGCGATTTTGAAGACCACGACGACGAGGCAACCCCGCGAGTTCAGGTCCAGGCCCCGGTCCAGAGCTCCTACTCGCCACCCCGGCGCCGCCATCGCAAGCGCGAGCGCAAGCGGGAGCGGCACGACTCCTCCCCGGGGCTCTTCAGCTTCGGCTCGTCCTCATCCCACGACGATGACGACGACCATAACCGCCGCCCCCCCTCCGGCGGCTCTTCCGGACGTTCCTCCGGCGGCGGTGGCTCCTTTGGCGGCGGCCGCTCCGGGGGCGGAGGCGCCGGCTCCAGCTGGTAGCGCCTCCTCACATCTCACAATACAGCACGCGCGCTCCACGAGCCGGCCCCCCAAAGGCCGGCTCGTCACCTCTGGTTCCCCGTGTCCCCCCGCGGGCCAACCTCCCCACCGGCAAGGCTCACGTCAGCCCCCCCTCTCACAGACATCTCGCGGTGTTCAAACGGGTTTGAACATGCCCGAGAACGTGGTAATCCCTGCCCTCGACCGCGCCGCTATCGGCCCGGCCCATACCTGGTGCTCTTCCCCTGCCCGATAATCTGTCTCTGATGAGGAGTTGCTCAACATGGTCTCCGAGATCTTCGACCCCGGCGCCTGGAAGCCTGTAGAAGGCTTCGACTTTCAAGACATCACCTACCACCGCGCGGTGGATCAGGGCACGGTACGCGTGGCCTTTAACCGCCCGGAGATTCGCAACGCCTTCCGTCCCCAAACCGTCGACGAACTCTTTACCGCGTTGGAACACGCTCGACAGTCGGCCGACGTCGGCTGCGTGCTCATCACCGGTAATGGCCCCTCGCCCAAAGACGGCGGCTGGGCCTTCTGCTCCGGTGGCGACCAGGCTGTCCGCGGCAAAGATGGCTACCAGTACGCCGGCCGCGAACTCGCCGACGACCCGGTGGCCCGCGCGCGCCTGGGCCGCCTCCATATCCTGGAAGTTCAGCGCCTGATCCGCTTCATGCCCAAAGTCGTCATCGCTGTGGTACCCGGCTGGGCCGTCGGCGGCGGGCACAGCCTGCACGTGGTCTGCGACATGACCATCGCCAGCCAGGAACACGCCGTCTTCAAACAGACCGATCCCGATGTCGCCAGCTTCGATGGCGGCTACGGCTCTGCCCTGCTCGCACGTCAGGTCGGCCAGAAGCGCGCCCGCGAAATCTTCTTCCTGGGGCTCAACTACAGCGCCGAAGAAGCCTTCCAGATGGGCATGGTCAACGAAGTCGTTCCTCACGCCGAACTCGAAAAGCGCGCGCTGGAATACGGGAAGCTCATCAACTCCAAGAGCCCCACCGCCATGCGCATGCTCAAGTACGCCTTCAACCTCCCCGACGAGGGCCTGGTCGGGCAGCAGCTCTTTGCCGGCGAAGCCACTCGCCTGGCCTACGGCACCGAAGAAGCCCAGGAAGGACGCGATGCCTTCCTGGAGAAGAGACCCCAGGATTACACCAAGTTCCCCTGGCATTTCTGACCCCGTTGAGCCCATCGCCCCCACGCGTTCGCCCCCCCCGGCGACGCGTGCTCCGGCGATGGGCTCCGGGCGCTCTCACCGACGTCTGAGCAGTCTCCCCATGGCCAACCACCTCTCCGCCAGTTCGCCAGCCCCCTTGCGCTGGCTGCGCCCCGATGTGCAGCCTTCGTTCGCGCTTCTGGATACTCGCGAACTTTTTGAACGCGGGCGTCACGCCGGGCGCGCCTTCTTCCTGCGCACGCCCGCCGGCGAAGGCTGGGAGAGTGAAGAGCTCCTGGGGCTGGGCTGCGCCCGGGAGTATGCGGGCCCTGGCGCCCTGGCCTCAGCGGCCCCGGCCTTACAGGCGTTGCGCCAACACACCCCGGCGCTCCCGCAAGACCTTCGTCTCCTGGCCTGGACCGCCTTTGACCCGACCTACGACCGTACACACGACACCACCTGGGCCGACTTCACCCCGCAATCCCTCTACCTGCCCGAGCTGCTGGTCCTGCGACGCGGCGACCACACCACGATCCTCGTCTGCGCGGCGAGTGAGCCTCCGCAACAGGTCTTTCAACGCTGGCTCAGCGTTCTGGACAGCCCCCACTCCGCACCGCCCCCGGCGTCCACACCGGCCTCATCGTCCTTTGCACTCGCCGACGAACACCGACGCTTTACCGAAAACGTCGCTCACTTTGTGGCCAACCCCGACCTGGGCAAAGTCGTCTTCGCCCGTCGCGACGCACGCCCGGGCGTCGCCGACGCCCGGATGCCCGCCATCCTCGACGGACTCCACCAACGCTACCCGGAATGCGCGATCTACGCGCTGAGCCCTCGCCACGGGGCTCCGGTCTTTGTGGGCGCCACCCCCGAAACCCTCGTCAGCGCCCGCGACGCTCAACTCCACACGATGGCCCTGGCCGGAACCACCCGGGGACGCAGCGCCCCCGATTCCCCGGAACGCCGCGCCGCCGAAGCAGCCCTGCTCGCCAGTCCCAAAGACCGCGACGAACACCACTTCGTCGTCGACATGATCGCCTCGGCCCTGCGCGAACTCGGCGCCGAACCTCACCACGGCGACGCCCCGCAGATCAAAGTCCTGGCCAACGTCTCCCACCTGGAGACCCCCGTCCATGCCCCGCTCACCCCGGCCTTCGGACTCCTGGACGCCCTCGATGCCCTCCATCCCACCCCGGCCGTCTGCGGGCAGCCTCGCGATCAGGCTCGCCAGCGCATCGCCCAACGCGAGGGGTTCGACCGGGGCCTCTACGCCGGCCCCCTGGGAACCATGAACCTGGCCGGGGAAGGTCGCTTCTTTGTCGCCCTTCGCTGCGGACTCCTCTCCCAGAGCGGCACCCTCCTCTTTGCCGGCGCGGGAATCACCGCCGAAAGCGATCCTCAGGTCGAGTGGGACGAAACCGGCGCCAAGCTCGCCGCCCTGGGCAGCGTGCTCAGCCAGGAGGCCCACCCATGACCTCTCCCACCCCGACCTGGCCGAACGTCAACACCCTCTGGGCTCAGGCGCTGGTCGACGAACTCGCCCGCGCCGGGCTTCGTCACGTCTGCATCAGCCCGGGGTCGCGCTCCACCCCCCTGGTGGTCGCTTTCGCCAACCACCCCGACATTGACGATATCTCCATCATCGATGAAAGGCAGGCCGCGTTCTTCGCGCTGGGGTTGAGTCAAACAACCGGCATCCCCACTGCACTGCTTTGCACCTCGGGTACCGCGGGCGCCAATTACTTCCCGGCCATCTGCGAGGCCTCTCGCTCCGCGCTTCCCCTCCTCGTCCTCACCGCCGATCGCCCGCCGCACCTCCACGGCTGCGGGGCCCCCCAGGCCATGGACCAGGCGCGCCTCTTTGGTACCCACACCCGCTGGTTCCATCAGGTCGCCGAGCCCGAACCTACCCCCGAGAAACTGCGTTACCTGCGCACCATCGCTTGCCGAGCTCTCGCGCTCGCCAGGGGCCCCCA from Lujinxingia litoralis encodes:
- a CDS encoding TPM domain-containing protein, coding for MRHLSLQCLMMLVLTLVASSALALSVEEVPNPRHVNAWVTDHADILTPEQELELNTMLHELEHLTSVEVALVTLHSVDAPTPKDFATRLFNYWGVGKEELNNGLLVLLVMDERRLEMETGYGLEGVLTDGWLATIQAEHMVPHFKEGQFGIGLTSGLAEIYRRLTPHPLPTPHPGPALPPTSEDAWPGGAGLADFAAVSSLADFNDLLDLVAREGINAADFNDRVETQPPNTCVSCSCLSFMFILLLYLRIAARRVGIHFGGSIGGGGGGGGGSFGGGRSGGGGSGSSW
- a CDS encoding HugZ family protein; translated protein: MVECEKESGELEELRSEARALLKEARTGVLATLGRAEGTPYASVVDVAGAPKGGDLLLLLSDLAEHTRNLRVDARASVVVADAQGEGEVLERGRASFQGRVESVRGEALEALREHYLRCHPQARGYVGFADFNLYVLRVDRVRFVAGFGRMGWIEGEVWHALTED
- a CDS encoding ATP-binding protein; this encodes MSSSGTWKKLTRRAARLRQEEQRTLGTLLDAPGARVAIYGPPGVGKSHLAREVAEAWAEARSPGAVQEASVAWVDARSALPGESFFDTLALALGLGPISEFERERAVDLIAEALGERGATLVIFDDADRVAADLYPLLERVEALDELRILLTSRVVLGDKGVRSYTLSPLSREDARALFITTARQARPVFDPSRVDAGALDALLAHLDDLPLAIVLAAARLTILSVESLLQRLEKRFQILRPAHGGEDRSRQALGEAIGLSWELLDEVERATLAQCAVFSGDFDLEAAEAVIETGREDAWVGDVLQSLVLKSLVNTALSDEGEELRFSVLESVAQYAAAESAPMLIEAARRRHANHYAERAGQLDLEVRGPEGERALKRLLANTSNLSVAAERLRLSEPKRARELLFCMHPTFEVRGLLGAYLERIESIGREHPEVPDSARGALIRAAILRSAGRLDAAFEAVDEAERLFESAEGDASPRAPSRSELLLEKGRVLADLGRMEEAAQAWHQGADAGSSPFVAMQLNNELGRYAINRARLGLAAPDEDAEALFERGLQRLRSSYEAARSVTHVFFRLRISLGWAMALHEQDNTLAGMAVLREEIEALRERDYRTHELSALHHLSLLAYYAGDIREAIAISAESDRGFAEMGLGMQRARNASARTVYLMAAARPEEARDVVAQAVELCDAHHQSFSALVADAQGLLCAWEVGDHELLAIHLPRVQKRLRELHSPGHEAIAAAYDVFAKLHGVGGTLTLHEARTRVDEAVERLSQTGELRRPVEAPRWEAVGRAWRAMVELCAAGEHLEAGRWPEVYDALDEVEGVRLRQADTSITVPLRHAQQLAAEVKRRYALPAQRPTHLLRVQEQGRRVQLNEDAPIDLSSRSPLRRVLLALIERARSGMPSADMEAVVAAGWPGEQIEAKSAANRVYSTVRMLRNQGLDPVIVTDEVGYRIAEGVLIVG
- a CDS encoding 1,4-dihydroxy-2-naphthoyl-CoA synthase, which produces MVSEIFDPGAWKPVEGFDFQDITYHRAVDQGTVRVAFNRPEIRNAFRPQTVDELFTALEHARQSADVGCVLITGNGPSPKDGGWAFCSGGDQAVRGKDGYQYAGRELADDPVARARLGRLHILEVQRLIRFMPKVVIAVVPGWAVGGGHSLHVVCDMTIASQEHAVFKQTDPDVASFDGGYGSALLARQVGQKRAREIFFLGLNYSAEEAFQMGMVNEVVPHAELEKRALEYGKLINSKSPTAMRMLKYAFNLPDEGLVGQQLFAGEATRLAYGTEEAQEGRDAFLEKRPQDYTKFPWHF
- a CDS encoding TPM domain-containing protein translates to MHHLRLLGLIITFLSFAASSAFALSVEKVPNPRHTNAWVTDQANILSPTQEEELNTMLGELEAQTSVEIALVTLDTIDAGTPKDFATSLFNHWGVGKKGADNGLLVLLVMSERRLEMETGYGLEAVLSDGWLAATQANHMVPHFKKGNFGTGLTRGLAAINTRVSTHSATPRADTSPAGDETPKSALAHLVDSSGGDSQTRSADETGENFASSCCCVSLLLLVLLWRIRKRRRRRRCPRCDHKMVPMPDAEIDRRLTPGHRLERELGSRLFLFEECPECHYVDDLVQKPNSAYKTCPSCSYLTLKIRVEELFPATTTSGGRRRIFQTCLHCDFEDHDDEATPRVQVQAPVQSSYSPPRRRHRKRERKRERHDSSPGLFSFGSSSSHDDDDDHNRRPPSGGSSGRSSGGGGSFGGGRSGGGGAGSSW
- a CDS encoding isochorismate synthase, which codes for MANHLSASSPAPLRWLRPDVQPSFALLDTRELFERGRHAGRAFFLRTPAGEGWESEELLGLGCAREYAGPGALASAAPALQALRQHTPALPQDLRLLAWTAFDPTYDRTHDTTWADFTPQSLYLPELLVLRRGDHTTILVCAASEPPQQVFQRWLSVLDSPHSAPPPASTPASSSFALADEHRRFTENVAHFVANPDLGKVVFARRDARPGVADARMPAILDGLHQRYPECAIYALSPRHGAPVFVGATPETLVSARDAQLHTMALAGTTRGRSAPDSPERRAAEAALLASPKDRDEHHFVVDMIASALRELGAEPHHGDAPQIKVLANVSHLETPVHAPLTPAFGLLDALDALHPTPAVCGQPRDQARQRIAQREGFDRGLYAGPLGTMNLAGEGRFFVALRCGLLSQSGTLLFAGAGITAESDPQVEWDETGAKLAALGSVLSQEAHP